One window of the Trifolium pratense cultivar HEN17-A07 linkage group LG2, ARS_RC_1.1, whole genome shotgun sequence genome contains the following:
- the LOC123911356 gene encoding uncharacterized protein LOC123911356, producing MMKTRSFVFVLLLCAQVIISVMTIDSSKEGKQFGATKESKTKFGIDAWRFTNWRSGSKPGYEEAKKAAKGSIVSGSRGNGAEGGAQGEVVKNVGEKEIESGENN from the exons ATGATGAAAACTAGGAGTTTCGTGTTTGTATTATTACTTTGTGCACAAGTTATTATTTCTGTTATGACAATTGATTCATCCAAAGAAGGGAAACAAT TTGGTGCAACAAAAGAATCCAAAACCAAATTTGGGATAGATGCATGGAGATTTACCAACTGGAGAAGTGGGTCAAAACCAGGATATGAAGAAGCCAAAAAAGCTGCAAAGGGTTCAATTGTATCGGGCTCAAGAGGAAATGGTGCTGAAGGAGGTGCACAAGGAGAAGTTGTAAAAAATGTtggtgaaaaagaaattgaaagtggagaaaataattaa